One genomic region from Streptomyces sp. NBC_00457 encodes:
- a CDS encoding glucose-1-phosphate thymidylyltransferase, with the protein MKALVLSGGAGTRLRPITHTSAKQLVPVANKPVLFYGLEAIADAGISEVGIVVGDTADEIREAVGDGSRLGIKVTYIPQEAPLGLAHAVLIAREFLGDDDFVMYLGDNFIVGGITGLVEEFRAERPDAQILLTKVPNPTSFGVAELDGEGRVVGLEEKPKQPKSDLALVGVYLFTPAIHEAVRSIEPSWRGELEITHAIQWLIDEKRDVRSTTISGYWKDTGNVTDMLEVNRSVLETVAPLNEGVVDADSEIIGRVRIEAGARVEGSRIVGPAIIGAGSVVEDAYIGPFTSVSEDCRIKDSEIEYSIVLRGSSVIGVRRVEASLIGRDVEVTPAPRNPSAHRLVLGDHSKVQISS; encoded by the coding sequence GGCCAAGCAGCTCGTGCCGGTCGCCAACAAACCCGTGCTCTTCTACGGCCTGGAAGCGATCGCGGACGCCGGGATCAGCGAGGTCGGCATCGTCGTCGGTGACACCGCGGACGAGATCCGCGAGGCGGTGGGAGACGGCTCCCGGCTCGGGATCAAGGTCACCTACATCCCGCAGGAGGCACCGCTGGGGCTTGCCCACGCCGTGCTGATCGCCCGGGAGTTCCTCGGTGACGACGACTTCGTGATGTACCTCGGCGACAACTTCATCGTCGGTGGCATCACCGGTCTGGTGGAGGAGTTCCGGGCCGAGCGGCCCGACGCGCAGATCTTGCTGACCAAGGTTCCCAACCCCACCTCGTTCGGTGTCGCCGAACTCGACGGCGAGGGCCGGGTGGTGGGCCTGGAGGAGAAACCGAAGCAGCCCAAGAGCGATCTGGCGCTCGTCGGTGTCTATCTGTTCACCCCGGCCATCCACGAGGCCGTCCGCTCCATCGAGCCGTCCTGGCGTGGCGAGCTGGAGATCACGCACGCCATCCAGTGGCTGATCGACGAGAAGCGTGACGTCCGCTCCACCACGATCTCCGGCTACTGGAAGGACACCGGCAACGTCACGGACATGCTGGAGGTCAACCGGTCCGTCCTGGAGACCGTGGCGCCGCTGAACGAGGGTGTGGTGGACGCGGACAGCGAGATCATCGGCCGGGTACGCATCGAGGCCGGCGCCCGCGTCGAAGGCAGCCGGATCGTCGGCCCCGCGATCATCGGTGCCGGCTCGGTGGTCGAAGACGCGTACATCGGCCCCTTCACCTCGGTCTCCGAGGACTGCCGGATCAAGGACAGCGAAATCGAGTACTCCATCGTGCTGCGCGGCTCGTCCGTGATCGGCGTGCGCCGGGTGGAGGCCTCGCTCATCGGGCGCGACGTCGAGGTCACGCCCGCTCCCCGTAACCCCTCGGCCCACCGACTCGTGCTCGGTGATCACAGCAAGGTGCAGATCTCCTCATGA